One segment of Dehalogenimonas sp. THU2 DNA contains the following:
- the secE gene encoding preprotein translocase subunit SecE produces the protein MQKSQNKPPATRPAAPPKPSFFGDIIAELKKVTWPTRGETQKLTVMVLVVAASVGLVLGALDYGLSFLVDTFLLD, from the coding sequence ATGCAAAAGTCGCAGAATAAGCCGCCGGCCACCAGGCCGGCGGCTCCCCCCAAACCCAGCTTCTTCGGTGATATCATCGCCGAACTCAAGAAGGTAACCTGGCCGACTCGCGGGGAGACACAGAAACTGACCGTTATGGTGCTGGTAGTGGCCGCAAGCGTGGGACTGGTTCTTGGTGCGCTGGATTACGGCCTGTCTTTCCTGGTGGATACGTTTCTTTTAGATTAA
- the rpmG gene encoding 50S ribosomal protein L33: protein MAKTENRIIITFACTTCSERVYTSSKNKRNDARRLEINKYCPRCRTHHLFRETK, encoded by the coding sequence ATGGCTAAGACAGAGAACCGGATCATCATCACCTTCGCCTGCACCACGTGCAGCGAGAGGGTATATACGTCCTCCAAGAACAAGCGCAATGATGCGCGGCGCCTGGAAATCAATAAGTATTGTCCTCGTTGCCGGACGCACCACTTATTCCGGGAAACCAAGTAA
- the tuf gene encoding elongation factor Tu — MAKQKFDRSKPHANVGTIGHVDHGKTTLTAAITTVLAAAGLAQKRSFDSIDNAPEEKARGMTIAISHVEYETATRHYAHIDCPGHADFVKNMITGAAQMDGAILVVSAPDGPMPQTREHVLLARQVQVPAIVVALNKVDIMEDEELLELVELEVRELLNKYKFPGDDTPVVRVAAVKALECACGKKECPWCGRILKLMDAVDTFIPMPERPKDKPFLMQIEDVFSIKGRGTVATGRVDRGMVKVGEEVEIVGLHHDSRKVVVTGVEMFHKLLDSAEPGDAVGLLLRGVERTDLERGQVLAKPGSIKPHTSAMAEVYVLSKDEGGRHTPFFNGYKPQFYIGTTDVTGNIELPAGVEMVMPGDNIKMKINLIYPVAMEKGLRFAIREGGRTVGAGAITEILE, encoded by the coding sequence ATGGCTAAACAGAAGTTCGATCGTTCCAAACCTCATGCCAACGTCGGCACCATCGGTCACGTCGATCACGGCAAGACCACGCTGACCGCCGCCATCACCACGGTGCTGGCCGCCGCCGGTCTGGCCCAGAAGCGCAGTTTCGATTCCATCGATAACGCGCCTGAAGAAAAAGCCCGCGGTATGACCATCGCTATCTCCCACGTGGAGTACGAGACCGCCACCCGCCATTACGCTCATATCGACTGCCCCGGCCATGCCGACTTCGTCAAGAACATGATCACCGGCGCCGCCCAGATGGATGGCGCTATCCTGGTGGTCAGCGCTCCCGACGGCCCCATGCCCCAGACCCGCGAGCACGTACTGCTGGCCCGTCAGGTGCAGGTTCCGGCCATCGTGGTAGCTCTTAACAAGGTCGACATCATGGAAGACGAAGAGCTTCTGGAACTGGTCGAACTTGAGGTGCGCGAACTTCTCAACAAATACAAGTTCCCCGGCGATGATACCCCGGTCGTTCGGGTCGCCGCCGTCAAAGCGCTGGAATGCGCCTGCGGCAAGAAAGAATGCCCGTGGTGCGGCCGCATCCTGAAACTCATGGATGCCGTCGACACCTTCATCCCCATGCCGGAACGTCCCAAGGACAAGCCGTTCCTGATGCAGATTGAAGACGTATTCTCCATCAAGGGCCGCGGCACCGTGGCCACCGGCCGCGTCGATCGCGGCATGGTCAAGGTCGGTGAAGAAGTCGAGATCGTCGGTCTGCACCATGATTCCCGCAAGGTCGTGGTCACCGGCGTCGAAATGTTCCATAAGCTGCTTGACAGCGCCGAGCCCGGCGATGCCGTCGGTCTGCTGCTCCGTGGCGTTGAGCGCACTGACCTTGAACGCGGCCAGGTACTGGCCAAGCCCGGCTCCATCAAACCGCATACCAGCGCTATGGCCGAGGTTTATGTACTGTCCAAGGACGAAGGCGGCCGCCACACTCCGTTCTTCAACGGTTACAAACCGCAATTCTACATCGGCACCACCGATGTAACCGGTAACATCGAACTACCTGCCGGCGTGGAAATGGTGATGCCTGGTGATAACATCAAGATGAAGATCAATCTGATCTACCCGGTGGCAATGGAAAAGGGTCTTCGTTTTGCCATCCGTGAGGGCGGCCGCACCGTAGGCGCCGGCGCCATCACCGAAATTCTGGAGTAA
- a CDS encoding PIG-L deacetylase family protein — translation MDKADVLVIMAHPDDPEFSSGATIARLTREGKRVVYVICTAGDKGTSDRDMTPAKLVEIRMVEQRAAAAVLGVAEVVFLGYPDQGLEATPDLRKELVRLVRGYRPDLVITHSPYQRYIWWHRDHRQCGEAVMDAVFPYSRDHLAYPDLLANGYEPHKVGEVWLAGAEDSNYKSDITSTFTLKLEAIKCHKSQVEADFMDRLDRIKARASAAADGEEFIMAEAFRRIEIPW, via the coding sequence ATGGATAAAGCTGACGTTCTGGTAATAATGGCCCATCCGGATGACCCGGAGTTTTCTTCCGGCGCCACCATCGCCCGGTTGACCCGGGAAGGCAAGCGGGTGGTGTATGTCATCTGCACCGCGGGGGATAAAGGCACTTCCGACCGCGATATGACCCCTGCAAAGCTAGTCGAAATCCGCATGGTGGAACAGCGGGCGGCGGCGGCGGTACTTGGAGTGGCCGAAGTGGTGTTTTTAGGGTATCCCGACCAGGGACTCGAAGCCACGCCGGATCTGCGCAAGGAACTGGTGCGCCTCGTTAGAGGTTATCGTCCGGACCTGGTCATCACTCACTCCCCCTACCAGCGTTACATCTGGTGGCACCGGGATCACCGGCAATGCGGAGAGGCGGTCATGGACGCTGTTTTCCCGTATTCTCGCGACCATCTGGCCTACCCCGACCTCCTGGCTAACGGCTATGAACCGCATAAAGTGGGCGAGGTCTGGCTGGCCGGCGCTGAAGACTCCAATTACAAGTCTGATATTACATCGACCTTTACCCTTAAACTTGAGGCCATAAAATGCCACAAAAGCCAGGTGGAAGCCGATTTCATGGACCGGCTGGACCGGATCAAGGCACGGGCCTCGGCGGCCGCTGATGGCGAAGAGTTTATCATGGCCGAGGCTTTCCGGCGCATCGAGATACCGTGGTAA
- a CDS encoding glycosyltransferase — protein sequence MADKSLRIAMLSVHSCPIGQPGGRDTGGMNVYIRELAAALGRRGHSVDIYTRAHDPKDAEWERLAPGVRLIHIRAGAVEEMGKLTQYNHLREFCENLEDFRAQDGADYDLIHSHYWLSGEVGLKLAADWEIPHVFAFHTVGAAKDELGLGEPEPALRLVTEQDIVSGCCHILSGTEKERVSVIRHHECAGGKISVVPCGVDLDLFRPVDKTAARQKLGLSAAPTVLYVGRLDKLKGIDRLIRTMSLVKTPDCRLIVIGGDEYGRAALERLKQQAAVLGIDEKVQFIGAVPQRELPRYYSAADVVAVPSYSETFGMVALEAVACGVPVVSADVGAARLLIKEGFSGTVTPGNDPADMAEALEAWLNRDSIDRDALHASVRDFGWDAVAERAVSVYRKVLASRTIEVTRNG from the coding sequence GTGGCTGATAAGTCTCTGCGTATCGCCATGCTGTCGGTGCACAGTTGTCCGATCGGGCAGCCGGGCGGGCGCGATACCGGCGGCATGAACGTGTATATCCGGGAACTGGCGGCGGCGCTCGGGCGGCGGGGTCATTCGGTGGATATCTATACCCGTGCCCATGATCCGAAAGACGCCGAATGGGAACGCCTGGCCCCGGGGGTTCGCCTGATCCATATCCGCGCCGGCGCCGTCGAGGAAATGGGTAAACTCACGCAGTACAACCACCTGCGGGAGTTCTGTGAAAACCTCGAGGACTTCCGGGCGCAGGATGGTGCGGATTACGATCTCATCCACAGCCACTACTGGCTGTCCGGTGAAGTGGGGCTGAAACTGGCCGCGGACTGGGAAATACCGCACGTCTTCGCCTTCCACACGGTCGGGGCGGCAAAGGATGAGCTGGGTTTAGGCGAGCCTGAACCAGCCTTGCGGTTAGTGACGGAGCAGGATATCGTTTCCGGCTGCTGCCATATCCTCTCCGGCACCGAAAAAGAGAGAGTTTCCGTTATCCGGCACCATGAATGCGCCGGGGGCAAGATCAGTGTCGTGCCCTGTGGCGTTGACCTCGATCTTTTCCGTCCGGTCGATAAGACGGCGGCTCGGCAAAAACTGGGTCTTTCGGCGGCACCCACTGTTCTCTACGTCGGCCGGTTGGACAAGCTCAAAGGCATCGACCGGTTGATCCGAACGATGAGTCTAGTAAAGACCCCGGACTGCCGCCTGATCGTCATTGGCGGTGATGAATACGGCAGGGCGGCTCTCGAACGGTTGAAACAACAGGCCGCCGTGCTCGGAATCGATGAGAAGGTTCAATTTATCGGTGCTGTTCCCCAGCGTGAATTGCCGCGTTATTACAGCGCTGCCGATGTGGTGGCGGTACCCTCCTATTCCGAGACCTTCGGCATGGTGGCGCTTGAAGCCGTCGCCTGCGGCGTACCGGTGGTTTCCGCCGATGTCGGCGCCGCCCGGTTGCTTATAAAGGAAGGTTTCTCCGGAACGGTGACGCCGGGCAACGACCCTGCGGACATGGCGGAAGCGCTGGAGGCATGGTTGAATAGGGATTCTATCGATCGGGATGCTCTGCATGCTTCCGTGCGGGATTTCGGATGGGATGCCGTTGCCGAACGCGCCGTTAGCGTTTACCGGAAGGTTCTGGCATCGAGGACTATCGAGGTAACGCGTAATGGATAA
- a CDS encoding GNAT family N-acetyltransferase — MPFTHKPLSTGEFISEWPGISHGLTAPHPFVSPQWIDAWWKSFGGDDELFLRLVLRDDTVIGIAPLRRKGDTVRFIGSANVCDYLDFIVADGKESEFFTTVLDELKSAGVRRLELESLRPDSKVMTHLLPLARERSLPVESEDTDVTLEMPLPDDWVGYLAALSTHQRHELKRKGRRLGDAGSLEFDIKPPKDIAGELRTLLRLLRISRQDKAEFMTEEMESYFNQLSTAMHEAGWLRFGHLKLDGQTVASIMCFDYNGTRYLYNSGYEPERSGLSVGLLSKVYSIQDAIEQKMIRYDFLKGAEVYKYHLGGREMPISRCRIELSGG; from the coding sequence ATGCCGTTTACCCATAAACCTCTAAGCACCGGCGAGTTCATTTCGGAGTGGCCGGGTATCTCACACGGTCTCACCGCGCCTCATCCCTTCGTATCACCGCAATGGATCGACGCCTGGTGGAAGAGCTTCGGGGGGGACGATGAGCTTTTCCTCAGATTGGTCCTCCGTGACGATACGGTCATCGGTATAGCCCCGCTACGGAGGAAAGGCGATACCGTCCGATTTATCGGCAGCGCCAATGTTTGCGATTATCTTGATTTTATCGTCGCTGATGGCAAGGAATCCGAATTTTTCACCACGGTGCTCGATGAATTGAAATCCGCCGGTGTCCGGAGGCTCGAATTGGAGTCCTTGCGGCCGGATTCGAAGGTCATGACACACCTGCTGCCGTTAGCGCGGGAGCGATCCCTTCCGGTCGAATCCGAAGACACCGATGTTACCCTTGAAATGCCTTTGCCGGATGATTGGGTCGGGTATCTGGCGGCGCTCTCAACCCACCAGCGCCATGAGTTAAAAAGGAAAGGCCGCCGCCTGGGGGATGCCGGAAGCCTGGAATTTGACATAAAGCCACCAAAGGATATCGCGGGTGAATTGCGCACGCTCCTGCGCCTCTTGCGTATCAGCCGTCAGGACAAAGCCGAGTTCATGACTGAAGAGATGGAGTCTTACTTCAATCAACTATCGACTGCGATGCATGAAGCTGGTTGGCTGCGCTTCGGTCACCTGAAACTGGACGGTCAAACGGTAGCCAGTATCATGTGTTTCGATTATAATGGAACCCGATATCTTTATAACAGCGGTTACGAGCCGGAGCGTTCCGGCCTCAGTGTCGGGTTGCTATCCAAGGTTTATTCCATTCAGGATGCTATCGAGCAAAAGATGATCAGATACGATTTTCTCAAGGGCGCCGAGGTATATAAATACCATCTGGGCGGGCGGGAGATGCCGATCTCCCGTTGCCGGATAGAGCTGTCCGGTGGCTGA
- a CDS encoding DUF4389 domain-containing protein, which translates to MVENINSYPASLSIDYPDKPRDRVSVAFRLFMVIPIAIILTLISGGVSQYTVDKITYSWGSAGGIIFAAAVAMILFRQKYPRWWFDWNLAFARFNYRVTAYMGLLRDEYPSTDEEQSVHLDLVYPDVKKDLNRWLPLVKWFLAIPHYIVLAFLMIAVIVCVIFAWFAILFTGSYPRALFDFVVGVMRWGLRVSAYSVLLITDRYPQFSLEP; encoded by the coding sequence GTGGTTGAAAACATCAATTCCTACCCAGCCAGCCTGTCGATCGATTACCCGGATAAACCGCGAGACAGGGTGAGCGTCGCCTTCCGCCTCTTCATGGTTATCCCCATCGCAATAATTCTGACTTTAATCAGCGGCGGAGTCTCACAATACACTGTCGACAAAATAACCTACTCCTGGGGTAGTGCCGGGGGCATAATTTTCGCGGCCGCTGTAGCGATGATACTCTTCCGTCAGAAATACCCGCGCTGGTGGTTCGACTGGAACCTGGCTTTCGCCCGTTTCAATTACCGGGTCACGGCCTATATGGGGCTGCTGCGCGATGAGTACCCCTCAACCGACGAGGAACAGTCCGTTCACCTGGATCTGGTCTACCCTGATGTTAAAAAAGACCTGAACCGCTGGTTGCCGCTGGTAAAATGGTTCCTGGCCATCCCGCACTATATTGTGCTGGCTTTCCTGATGATAGCCGTCATCGTTTGCGTCATCTTTGCCTGGTTCGCCATCCTGTTCACAGGTTCCTATCCCAGGGCGCTCTTCGACTTCGTTGTCGGCGTGATGCGCTGGGGGCTGCGGGTTTCCGCCTATTCGGTCCTGCTGATTACCGACCGCTACCCGCAGTTCAGCCTGGAACCGTAG
- a CDS encoding Rieske 2Fe-2S domain-containing protein: protein MENDIVEFITVAAKDEIAEGASKPARIGEHDVVVFNHGGNFYALRRWCTHMGGDLSEGAIEGNVVTCPRHGSQFDITTGKNLRGPKMGPIQFPSTADELTYQVKVEGNDILVGVEDKNMMP from the coding sequence ATGGAAAACGACATCGTGGAATTTATTACAGTAGCCGCCAAAGATGAGATCGCCGAGGGCGCGAGCAAGCCAGCCAGAATCGGTGAACATGATGTGGTCGTTTTCAATCACGGGGGTAATTTCTATGCCTTACGACGGTGGTGCACCCACATGGGCGGTGACCTGTCGGAAGGCGCCATCGAGGGCAATGTCGTAACCTGTCCCCGGCACGGCAGCCAGTTCGACATCACCACCGGCAAAAACCTGCGCGGACCGAAAATGGGCCCGATCCAGTTCCCCTCCACCGCCGATGAGCTGACTTATCAGGTCAAGGTGGAAGGCAACGACATCCTGGTCGGCGTCGAAGACAAGAACATGATGCCCTAA
- a CDS encoding cytochrome c biogenesis protein ResB — protein sequence MKPVWRIFSSVRLALWIILLLALVSIAGVLLRQMPPAVTADPELVELWLEQIAQPAYGGMTSVYNFFGLFDVFHSPIFLILGGVLIINITVCSLKRWPSLVKIGRGVNTDSAARLLDKGNATRGTSKLSAAEATTTSKGFFTRRGYRVREHLADGGTVLVADKNRFAPWGTYAIHLSLILLIAGYIFGSYSGYTDDAFIVVEGETRAVGFPYDVSIRLESFEDEYYTDGSPKDYRAQVELLVNAQVVEEGLIRVNYPMDYDGLKIYQSFFGPAVTLLINDGEGQEIFHGPVTLPNPFTVDGLSRSSGRLDLPGNDIFVFIINSAGPADPIIPPGEVRLEFYEGSLPESEFIDGLNTQVGTALEFQGNSFTVENELQFSGFQLREDPGLWMIWTAFTLFMIGLGVVFYYPHRQIIIAVHPEVKGSRFSYNILGKKDLNPEEIQSFTQAIGATGQIQPKKLERKS from the coding sequence TTGAAACCCGTCTGGCGCATTTTCAGTTCGGTTCGGTTGGCATTATGGATCATCCTGCTTCTGGCACTGGTGAGTATAGCCGGAGTTCTTCTCAGGCAGATGCCACCGGCGGTAACCGCCGACCCTGAATTAGTAGAACTGTGGTTGGAACAGATCGCTCAACCGGCATACGGCGGTATGACCAGCGTCTATAATTTCTTTGGTCTCTTCGATGTGTTTCATTCACCGATTTTTCTGATATTGGGTGGGGTACTCATCATCAATATCACCGTCTGCTCATTGAAACGGTGGCCTTCCCTGGTAAAAATCGGCCGGGGCGTGAATACGGATAGCGCCGCCCGGTTGCTGGATAAAGGTAACGCTACCAGAGGCACCAGCAAACTATCAGCTGCAGAAGCAACCACCACCTCAAAAGGTTTCTTCACAAGGCGCGGCTACCGTGTAAGAGAACATTTGGCAGACGGCGGCACGGTTCTGGTAGCAGATAAAAACCGTTTCGCGCCCTGGGGTACTTATGCCATCCACTTGAGCCTAATCCTGCTGATCGCCGGATACATATTCGGAAGCTATTCGGGCTATACCGATGACGCTTTTATTGTCGTGGAAGGCGAAACCCGGGCGGTAGGTTTCCCCTACGATGTCTCCATCCGCCTCGAATCGTTCGAGGACGAATATTATACCGACGGTTCCCCGAAAGACTATCGTGCCCAGGTGGAGTTGTTAGTCAATGCCCAGGTGGTTGAAGAAGGTTTGATCCGTGTGAACTATCCAATGGATTACGACGGACTGAAAATCTATCAATCTTTCTTCGGCCCCGCGGTAACATTGCTGATCAACGACGGTGAAGGACAGGAGATATTTCACGGACCCGTCACCCTGCCCAATCCATTTACAGTTGATGGGTTGTCGCGAAGCTCCGGCAGGTTGGACCTTCCCGGTAATGATATCTTTGTTTTTATCATCAATTCCGCCGGTCCCGCCGACCCAATAATCCCCCCGGGCGAGGTCCGCCTTGAGTTTTATGAGGGTTCCCTCCCGGAAAGCGAATTCATCGACGGTCTGAATACCCAGGTAGGCACCGCATTAGAATTCCAAGGCAACTCCTTCACTGTGGAAAACGAGTTACAGTTCTCTGGTTTCCAACTCAGAGAAGACCCCGGTCTATGGATGATCTGGACTGCCTTCACCCTGTTTATGATCGGCCTCGGTGTTGTCTTTTACTACCCCCATCGGCAGATCATCATCGCCGTTCATCCTGAAGTTAAGGGCAGCCGTTTTTCCTACAACATCCTGGGTAAGAAAGACTTAAATCCGGAAGAAATTCAGTCTTTCACCCAGGCCATTGGTGCAACCGGCCAGATCCAGCCGAAAAAACTTGAAAGGAAGTCATAG
- the ccsB gene encoding c-type cytochrome biogenesis protein CcsB encodes MQAIFFWASLLALGFITLLLIAYIISLRNARAQGTGGGTIQQILLGLMVLVFILLTGVIATRWIDTGHGPFSSMYEFAIAFSWGIVGLGILYWARFRVMLVSGASSLIALALLAYAAFQPSEASELVPALQQSFLLSTHVAAAALSYGAFTIGFVCAIMFLMQRKQVKRWMPSPETLDRISYHTAIVGFPLLTLVIILGAIWAEYSWGRYWAWDPKETAALITWFFYAAYLHTRVLKGWQGTRSAILLVIAFIAVIFTFFGNYFFSGLHAFEVV; translated from the coding sequence ATGCAGGCTATCTTTTTCTGGGCCAGTCTTCTTGCCCTTGGTTTCATCACCCTTTTGTTGATCGCTTACATCATAAGTCTTCGGAACGCCCGGGCGCAGGGCACGGGTGGCGGAACGATTCAGCAGATTCTCCTGGGCCTGATGGTCCTCGTTTTTATCCTACTGACAGGTGTTATTGCCACGCGCTGGATAGACACCGGCCATGGTCCTTTTTCAAGCATGTATGAATTCGCCATCGCCTTCTCCTGGGGTATCGTGGGTCTGGGGATCCTCTATTGGGCGCGTTTCCGGGTAATGCTGGTTTCCGGTGCATCCTCGTTGATTGCCCTCGCGCTGTTAGCTTACGCCGCCTTCCAACCGTCGGAAGCCTCGGAACTGGTACCCGCTCTGCAGCAAAGTTTTCTGCTATCTACACATGTCGCCGCCGCCGCGCTATCCTACGGTGCCTTCACCATCGGTTTCGTCTGCGCCATAATGTTCCTGATGCAGCGAAAACAGGTTAAACGCTGGATGCCGTCACCGGAAACCCTCGATCGCATCAGCTATCACACGGCCATCGTCGGGTTCCCATTACTCACCCTGGTCATCATCCTGGGGGCAATTTGGGCCGAGTATTCATGGGGGCGCTACTGGGCGTGGGATCCCAAGGAAACAGCTGCCCTGATCACCTGGTTCTTCTATGCCGCGTATCTGCATACCAGGGTACTCAAAGGCTGGCAGGGCACCCGTTCCGCGATACTGCTGGTTATTGCTTTCATCGCAGTCATTTTCACGTTTTTCGGCAATTATTTCTTTTCGGGACTGCACGCTTTCGAGGTAGTGTAA
- a CDS encoding CoA-binding protein, translating to MNVEKEILTRYRNIAIVGASPDPERHSNKVFAYLRDNNYWVVPVNPTVDKVLERQSYPDLASVPGPIEVVNVFRASDKVMPIVDEAIAVGAKVLWLQEGVINEAAAAKAREAGLTVIMDRCIAKAHAAMAGKKH from the coding sequence ATGAATGTTGAAAAAGAGATACTGACCCGATATCGCAATATCGCCATTGTTGGTGCCTCGCCGGATCCCGAACGGCACTCGAACAAGGTCTTTGCTTACTTGCGCGATAACAATTACTGGGTGGTACCGGTCAACCCCACCGTCGACAAAGTCCTGGAAAGGCAAAGCTACCCGGACTTGGCGTCCGTGCCGGGCCCGATAGAGGTAGTAAACGTGTTTCGCGCTTCGGACAAGGTCATGCCCATTGTGGATGAGGCTATCGCCGTCGGAGCGAAAGTGTTATGGCTTCAAGAGGGTGTGATCAATGAGGCCGCGGCGGCGAAAGCGCGTGAGGCCGGCCTGACGGTGATCATGGACCGGTGCATCGCCAAGGCGCACGCCGCAATGGCGGGGAAAAAACACTAG
- a CDS encoding thiamine pyrophosphate-dependent enzyme: MPAKQKEKVTIDDYSPASESAWCPGCGNFGILRSVDKALVGLQLAPHEVLMVSGIGQAAKLPHYTRANVFNGLHGRPLPAALAAKMVNTDLVVIAESGDGDAYGEGGNHFLHTVNRNPNLTYLVHNNQVYGLTKGQASPTTDLGFTTKMNPDGAWVAMHPLAVAVACDCSFIARGFAGDIEHLADLIAQGVKHKGFALIEILQPCVSFNKKNTYDWYRERVYKLEDEKGYDPGDRAAAFQKALEWGDKIPTGVIYRNERETFDEYVGVAGQSPVMKEKLDPKSITGLLKDFI; this comes from the coding sequence ATGCCGGCCAAACAAAAAGAAAAGGTGACCATCGACGACTACAGCCCGGCTTCCGAAAGTGCCTGGTGCCCCGGATGCGGCAACTTTGGAATCCTGCGCTCGGTCGACAAAGCGCTGGTGGGATTGCAACTGGCGCCCCATGAAGTACTCATGGTCTCGGGTATCGGCCAGGCGGCTAAGCTGCCCCATTATACACGGGCTAATGTTTTCAACGGACTTCACGGCCGCCCGCTGCCGGCGGCGCTGGCAGCCAAGATGGTCAACACCGACCTGGTGGTTATTGCCGAGAGCGGCGACGGCGATGCTTACGGCGAAGGCGGCAATCACTTTCTGCACACCGTGAACCGCAATCCGAATTTGACCTATCTGGTGCATAATAACCAGGTATACGGCCTGACCAAAGGACAGGCGTCACCTACCACAGATTTGGGTTTTACCACTAAAATGAATCCTGATGGGGCCTGGGTGGCTATGCATCCCCTGGCTGTCGCCGTGGCCTGCGATTGCAGTTTTATCGCCCGCGGCTTTGCCGGAGATATTGAACATCTGGCTGATCTGATAGCGCAGGGGGTCAAGCATAAAGGCTTCGCCCTCATCGAGATCCTCCAGCCGTGTGTCAGCTTCAACAAGAAGAATACATATGACTGGTACCGTGAGCGGGTGTACAAGTTAGAGGATGAGAAAGGCTACGATCCCGGCGATCGGGCAGCGGCTTTCCAAAAAGCTTTGGAGTGGGGCGACAAGATACCCACCGGTGTTATCTACCGAAACGAGCGCGAGACGTTCGATGAATATGTCGGTGTGGCTGGACAATCACCTGTGATGAAAGAAAAACTGGACCCGAAGAGCATCACCGGATTGTTGAAAGACTTTATTTGA